The window ggcactactggtaaagatttggcctgccaatccaggagacataaaagacaggggttttattcctgggtcaggaagatctcctggaggagtgcatggctaccaactccagtattcttgcctggaaaatcccatggaaagggaagcctgatgggctacagtccataggattacaGAGAACTgggcatgattgagtgacttagcatacacacatggAGAAAAAAATCGACCTTTATAGATGGGGAATTAGGCTCATTGTGGTCACAAAACCAGTGAGCATGGAGCTTCTGTTTAAAATGCTCATGACTGATGGAATTTTTCATCTTCAACGCTCCATTCCCTTAATTATTTTCAAGTCACCTAAGctattgttgttcaattgcccggtcatgtctgactctttgtaatcccatggactgcagcatgccaaggcctctctgtctctcaccatctcctgaagtttgcccaagtttctgttcaatgagtcagtgatgccatttagccatctcatcctctaacaccctcttctgcttctgccctcaatctttcccatcatcagggacttttccaatgagtcagctgtacgcatcagatgaccaaaatactggagtttcaatttcagcatcagcccttccaacaagtattcaggattgattttcattaagattgactggtttaatttctttgctttccaaaggactctcaggagtcttctccagtaccacagttcaaatgcattcattcttggtgttctgccttctttatggcccagctctcacaatcatatgaccactgggaagaccatagtctTGAGTATGTGCACCTCTGTGGccaagggatgtctctgctttttaaacactgtctaggtttgttataactttcctttcaagaagcaaatatcttctgatttcatgggggcagtcaccatctgaagtgattttagagcccaggaagaggaaatctgtcactacttccagcttttcccctctatttgctgGTCAGTGGTACACACTCACCTGAGCATCTGGTCCAGGCAGCCTTCAAGGTAGAAAGGGGATTCCAGATGGAGATCCTGGAGGTGGTGCAGCCTCAGGAACTGAGAAGTAATTTTGACAATGTGCTGCTCATCCCACTCCTCAGGATCAGGCAGATGGATGTGGGAGACAAACAGTTTCTGCACATTGCTCATCTGGCCCAGGAGAGGAGCAATCATGGCCAGAGTGGACAGATGCCAGGTGCAATTCACATGTAACTCCTGGATACAGTCCAGCTGCACCATGCTCAGGACCTTCATAATATTATCCATGGGAAATGAAACAATTTTCAGCTTCTTACAGCACAAGTGTATGAAAGGGTCTCTCTGCTCTATCCACTTTAGGAGGTAAGTGAGGAATTCATTCATGGTTCTTTCCTTGAGGTGAAGTTCTGTGAACACCTCGAAGGGAGCCAAGGGCTTCTCGATCCTTGACCCATCCTCAGCCATTGGTACCATTGATGAGCTTGAGGACACATGGACACTGGATCCAGACCACATTCTCCAGAAGTCCTGGCCAATATTCCTTAAATCCAGCACACGCAGTTTGCACTTCCTGTGGGGAATCAGCAGATTGGCAGCTATAGTTTTTAGATTCACACAAAATTAGGCAACACTCTGACTTTGCACCTCAGCTTTTACTTCACATTCCTGACATCACCTTCTTCCTTGccctcttccctctctgcctcaCATCCCTCCATCTCCTTTCCCTTGCCATTTCCCCTAACTTTCTACTCTAGTGCCCTTAGGCATCCCTGAGAGGAGGCTGGGCATGTACTTTCACATTTCCTTGCATTTTAGGCACACCTGCACTGCTAGAAGGCATTCAGCAAAGTGAACTCAGCAATGACCAAGTCTCTGTTTCTTCACTGGCATCATCAGAAGCCACTGGTCCATCCATTTGTCATTTACTCTCCTGCTGTTACCTGTCTCTTCAGGACTGCCCACATCTTACCAGGTTACATGCATCTGACTCACCTTGGACGATCCTTCTGTGTGAGCAGGACATCGAGTCCATCCAGCACTGCTTGTAAGGTTCCCAGATGAGGTGTCTGCATCAGGCCCCCAAGAGGCAGGCGGACAAAGGGCCAGGCTTGCACCAAGGCCTTTAAGGTCTTTCTGTGTCTTCCACAGAATGCTTCCATGAAGAGTGGGGGGAAGAGCTCAATGGGCAGATGCTCCAGAGTAGAAATGGTCAAGGCCTCATCAGTTAGTAGGCTCTTTCCTGCCAGGTTCAGGAGTCTCAGGGGGTTCTGGATACTCATCCTGAATCTGCTCCTAAAGGAATCCTGTAAGAACTTGGAGAGAAGAAGGCATCTTTCTCAGGTAAGCATGAACACCCCTTCATCTGTCTCCCCACTCTTCAGAGGAACCAACTCAGAGTGGAAATCTCTGCTCTTGCAGTTGTGGAATAGCCTCAGTTTTTCACAGTTTTACTCTGGGCTCAGTGAGGAAAAAGCCATAGCTCTGCCCCTATGGGCACCAAAACAAGCATCTCATAAGGACCAAGGAGGAAGAAACCCAACCACTAGCCCATCCATTTCCATTCACTGTTGTGCTCAATTTATGTTGCACTGGGAAGTGGATTCCAGGAGCCTGAAAGGTGAATATTTTCAGGGGGAAACCTTTCAGACACTCACTTAGGGTCTTGTGgcttcaatggtaaagaatctgcctgtagtgcgggagacctgggttcgatccctgggttaggaagataccttggagaaggaaaggctacctaccccagtattttggcctggagaattccatggactgtatagtccctggggttgcaaagagttggacacgactgaatgactttcactttcgggCCTTAAAACTATGGGAATAGAGCATCATGAAACCCACTGCAGTCTCCAACCTCAGCTTCCACAGTTAACGGGCTTGGAAAAAGGCAGCAGATACCCCTAAAAGTGAATGCCATTTGCACAAACTATTTTTAATGTCaagaaataaaattccaaataatTAGATGTTTTCATTACATAAAATCTAGTTggttaagatatttttaaatgccataaAGGAAAGCATAGATCAAGATATTTGGGGCTAAGGAAAAATTACACTTAGAGACTAAATGATACAtctgaaaagaaagaggaaaatctcCCTGACATCCATTGCTGCTTGCCACCAATGGAAACCTCACCATCAAGATGAGGGTTTCCTttgctgagggcttcccaggtggtgctagcggtaaagaactcacctgtcaatgaggagacataagagactgaggtttgatccctgggttgggaagatcatctgaaggagggcatggcaagccactccagtattcttgagtggagaatcccatgaacagagatgcctggtgggctacagtccatagcatctcaaagagtcggacactgactTAGTCggaagtgacttaacacgcatGTCCTTTGCTGAGGTCTGTAACTTACCAGCTCTGCTGTAGTTGGCAGGGTACTCAGAGGTCAGATCTGGTGGAGAAGCCAGGCAGTGACTCCAGAGGAAGAAGTTTCTGCACCTCTTCTTTGATGCTTCAGCTTTTTATAGGCCTTTCTAATTATGTATTCCCCCATCCAACTACGATCATCCAATAGGGAACGTGATGACTGATTAGATTTCTGAATGTCCATCAGGTAAATCCTGATTGGATCTTTGCCTATAATCAGATGAATTGATTGAATCAGATATTCATTCAGGAGGGATACATGGGGGGAGGGGTGTCAAAGACTCAATCATTGATTCATTCCAGGAACACTGATTGGGTTTAACTAATAGGGTCATTGATGGAGGCTTCtcgggtggtgcagtggtaaagaatttgccaagcaggagatctTAGaaacccgggttccatccctgggttgggaagatctcctggagaagaaaatgacaacccactccagtattcttgcctgggaaatcccaaggacaatggagcctggtaggctactctccatgaggtcccaaagagtcggacatgactaagcatggcacacacacaccctccacaCACAATGGGGTCAGTTATGACCATGGGTGTGAGACAGGGAAGCCATTAATGTTTCCTGAGATTggacattaaaacaaaatttgaaagcaCCATTGTTTTGGAATCTTTTGACAGATCAGTGtaatcaagttcagttcagttcagttcagtcgctcagttgtgtccgactctttacgaccccatgaatcgcagcatgccaggcctccctgtccatcaccaactcccggagttcactcagactcacgtccatcgagtcagtgatgccatccagccatctcatcctctgtcgtccccttctcctcctgcccccaatccctcccagcatcagagtctttccaatgagtcaactcctcacatgaggtggccaaagtactggagtttcagcttcagcatcattcc is drawn from Bubalus kerabau isolate K-KA32 ecotype Philippines breed swamp buffalo chromosome 5, PCC_UOA_SB_1v2, whole genome shotgun sequence and contains these coding sequences:
- the LOC129653207 gene encoding PRAME family member 8-like, producing MSIQNPLRLLNLAGKSLLTDEALTISTLEHLPIELFPPLFMEAFCGRHRKTLKALVQAWPFVRLPLGGLMQTPHLGTLQAVLDGLDVLLTQKDRPRKCKLRVLDLRNIGQDFWRMWSGSSVHVSSSSSMVPMAEDGSRIEKPLAPFEVFTELHLKERTMNEFLTYLLKWIEQRDPFIHLCCKKLKIVSFPMDNIMKVLSMVQLDCIQELHVNCTWHLSTLAMIAPLLGQMSNVQKLFVSHIHLPDPEEWDEQHIVKITSQFLRLHHLQDLHLESPFYLEGCLDQMLRCLMKPLDNLSITHCLLRDSDLTHLSQSLNISQLKSLNLSGVTMTYSSPELLPALLEKVSATLQELYLEQSGIRDSHLEAILPALGHCFQLTSFSLRGNLLSMAIMEKMLRHTSELPSLSRELYPVLQESFSSQGILQPGRLAQCRTELLEILKDLGCPRTIWICFTPCPHCGDNTFYHPEPIIYGGNIPA